CAGCGACCTCCAAACCCACCACCTTCGTGTCCTTGTGACAAGGCCCCCCCTTGTCCCGTCCTCGGAATAACCCTGAGCAGAATTTGAGTGCTCTGTGTAAATAAACGCTGTATTGTTCCTCCCCGCGGTTCCCACCCTGGGCTGAGGTTTCCCcgtgtctctgctgctgccttgcagcGACACCTGCTGCGCGCTcccaggaggagaggggacCCCCAAGGCTTCCCAgctgggagaaagggaagggaaaaagcttGTGCCTTCCTcagataaaaacatttttgtgctGTGGGACTTCCCCAGCCCGGCTCGACTCGTGGCAGTGACACTTTTGGTTTGCAAAGTTCTCCCAGCCCAGTTTTGggtgggaaatgaggaaaagccTGGGAGAGGCAAGGCGGGTCTCTGACTGGCCAGAGCTCCTTTGGAAGAGGaaaggggcagagcagcacatccCACTCTGGGCAGAGTTCTGGGAGCTGTGGAGGGGGATTTTAGGGATCTATCCAAACTGTCTGTGAGACAGTGCATTTTCCAGATCACAGCTGAAGACATTAATTAAGCCTTCTGCTTAAACCCCCAGGCAGGCTGACGAAAGAGCAGGGCCCTTGGCATCATTAAGgtagggaggcaaaagaaaagTGAATAGGTTGATTTGCAGAAGTGAGAAATTGGTTATACATTCAGCAGTGTGATCTAATTACAACAGTTTTACAATGAAACTTGCAGTGCTGAGGACATAGCATTAGGAAATAGCATTAATGCTGTGCAGGAAGAAATCCAGTTTGCATGCTGCAAGATCAAACGAGTGGTTTGATCAAAACCACCACCTGTGCTTAGAACACCCAGGAActccctggggaaggggaaatggGCTGCTTGGCCAGTTTTGTTTGCTGCTAACGCTGTGCTCTCCGTGTGCAGGTGTAGGATTCTGGCAGAGCTGGCCATGATGTTATGGTTCCTGGCGGGGGCCCTGTTCCCAGcgctgctcctggctgccccaCCGCCCATAAACAAGCTCGCCCTCTTCCCCGACAAGAGCGCCTGGTGTGAGGCCAAGAACATCACCCAGATCGTGGGGCACAGCGGCTGCGAGTCCAAATCCATCCAGAACAGGTACCGAGCTgccctcaggcagggctggaggcactgctggcactgcagtgcctctgggctgtggctggcacCAGGCACGgtgtcctgctctgtgccagggaaggtcgCACCTCTGCCTTGCCTGGGAAGGGCAGCACCCCCCTGAGCCCCATCCTGCTGTCTTTGCAGGGCCTGTCTGGGACAGTGCTTCAGCTACAGCGTCCCCAACACCTTCCCCCAGTCCACAGAGTCCCTGGTCCACTGTGACTCCTGCATGCCAGCCCAGTCCATGTGGGAAATCGTGAGTatccatcctgctctgctctgctccatgggGCTCTGACACCCCCTCAGGGccactcctcctccttctctgggCTTTTCCCACTCAGAGGTTCCTCCCAGGGCATCTCTCAGGTGGCTGTACCATTTCCTGAGATGCCTGggtggagggagctgctggaagctctgCTGAATGATCCATAATCCCTCTATTTGCAGAACCATCCTGTCAGTCCCTGCATTATTTATCCCTATGCTTATCCACATTCCTGCTGTCTCCACTGCTCCCTTTGTCCACCTGCACCCCCCTGGGAGATCTGGCTGTGTTTGATGTCCGGCAGTTCATCCTTAGACCTCACAGTTCTGTGTCACCTCTGATCCTGGCAGAGCCATAAACCCaggtcccagagcagcccagagcccagggaccAGGCTCTGCCCTCTGCCTCCCTTCCAGCTCACATTTGATGAGAGGGTTTAGCCCAAATTGAGCTGCTTGGCATCACCTCTTGTGGGTGGCCTTTGCTGTCTCATGGATActccagtgccagcagtgcctgggagctgagtcctgctggagctgtgctgaaggGTGGGAGTGAGGGGTTGGTCTCTCCTGCCATGTCTCAGgtgaaaggaggagaggaaatggcctcaggttgcACCAAGGGAGATTCAGATtacatataagaaaaaaaatgtcactgGAAAGGGTGATCAGGCTTTGGAAAAATGTCCccaaggaggtggtggagtccctgTCCCTTGGGGTGCCCAAGGAATGGCTGGACAGGGCagtcagtgctctgggctgggtgacgAGGTGGGGATGGGTCGTAGGTGGGTTTTGATGGTTTTGGAGGTCCTTCCGAATCTTAACAGTTCAGTGGTTTAGAGGTGACTGTCCTGGTGCTGGGTTGAGGGTTTGACTTGATGAGCTTGAAGGTCTCTTGATAATTCTGAGA
This portion of the Zonotrichia leucophrys gambelii isolate GWCS_2022_RI chromosome 21, RI_Zleu_2.0, whole genome shotgun sequence genome encodes:
- the NBL1 gene encoding neuroblastoma suppressor of tumorigenicity 1 isoform X1, coding for MRPPFPGWCRILAELAMMLWFLAGALFPALLLAAPPPINKLALFPDKSAWCEAKNITQIVGHSGCESKSIQNRACLGQCFSYSVPNTFPQSTESLVHCDSCMPAQSMWEIVTLDCPGNEEIPRVDKLVEKILHCSCQACGKEPSHEGALFNVYLNAEENMAHEGPAPHHYPHHQQELEEPPSSHHHHEEEGEE
- the NBL1 gene encoding neuroblastoma suppressor of tumorigenicity 1 isoform X2, with protein sequence MMLWFLAGALFPALLLAAPPPINKLALFPDKSAWCEAKNITQIVGHSGCESKSIQNRACLGQCFSYSVPNTFPQSTESLVHCDSCMPAQSMWEIVTLDCPGNEEIPRVDKLVEKILHCSCQACGKEPSHEGALFNVYLNAEENMAHEGPAPHHYPHHQQELEEPPSSHHHHEEEGEE